From the genome of Silurus meridionalis isolate SWU-2019-XX chromosome 12, ASM1480568v1, whole genome shotgun sequence, one region includes:
- the zgc:172282 gene encoding leucine-rich repeat and fibronectin type III domain-containing protein 1-like protein isoform X1, translating to MEWLIISLIILVVSTSGHLCPKRCMCQNLSPSLAILCAKTGLLFVPTVIDRRTVELRLTENFITAVRRRDFTNMTSLLHLTLSRNTISQIMPHTFADLKRLRALHLDSNRLSVVTDDHFQGLTNLRHLILANNQLHNISPHAFDDFLGTLEDLDLSYNNLVDIPWETIGRLTNVNTLNMDHNLIEHVPLGVFSNLHKLARLDMTSNKLKKIPPDPLFLRIPVYAKSKGSPLTSLVLSFGGNPLHCNCELLWLRRLTREDDLETCATPPDLTAKYFWTIPEEEFICEPPVITRRSFKTFAMEGQPASLKCKANGDPEPEVHWISPEGRLISNTSRTLTFSNGSLDINITSLKDMGVFSCIASNAAGESTGTVELVVTPLPHMANSTNRIQEPDPGPSDILTSAKSSSSYSNDTRMQEKTTILAELTANSALIRWPSQQHFPSIRMFQIQYNSSVDDTLVYRYSKGMIPSTNQDFLVRDLASGREYDLCVLAVYEDGITSLTATRQVGCVSFVTHAEYTQCHVLRSHFLGGTIIIIIGGIIVASVLVFIIILMIRYKVYNQQGPKAGKGLAKSKVRSQSNAGGQVSGQVSCSGSKVMEGQEDQGSGFGGGARVTTSSLKDCITMALVMDCEKGMQNSEASSEGSVLPLQKRLSRTCLEQKGQPSLSTIDGTATVEGNTAGQQVSDEKKVLPDWGNLKI from the exons ATGGAGTGGCTCATCATCTCTCTGATAATACTGGTTGTTTCTACCTCCGGACATCTCTGTCCCAAGCGCTGCATGTGCCAAAACCTGTCTCCATCGCTTGCAATTCTTTGTGCCAAGACGGGTCTGCTCTTTGTACCTACAGTAATCGATCGTCGGACAGTAGAGCTTCGACTCACTGAGAATTTCATCACAGCGGTAAGGAGGAGGGACTTTACCAACATGACAAGTCTCCTGCACCTGACACTGTCAAGGAACACCATCAGCCAGATCATGCCTCATACCTTTGCCGATCTTAAGCGGTTGCGGGCGTTGCATCTGGACAGCAACCGGCTTAGTGTGGTCACGGATGACCACTTCCAGGGTCTAACCAACCTACGGCACCTCATTCTAGCCAACAATCAGCTCCATAACATTTCTCCGCATGCTTTTGATGACTTCCTGGGGACTCTCGAAGACTTGGATCTGTCGTACAATAATCTGGTGGACATTCCTTGGGAAACCATTGGAAGGCTTACTAATGTAAACACACTTAATATGGACCATAACCTAATAGAGCATGTCCCTTTAGGAGTGTTTTCCAACCTACACAAGCTTGCGCGTCTTGATATGACCtcaaataaactgaaaaaaattccGCCTGATCCATTGTTTCTTAGGATCCCGGTTTATGCTAAGTCCAAGGGGTCTCCACTGACCTCGCTTGTTCTAAGCTTTGGAGGAAACCCGCTTCATTGTAACTGCGAGCTGCTTTGGCTAAGACGGCTTACAAGAGAAGATGACTTGGAAACATGTGCCACACCGCCAGATCTTACAGCAAAATACTTTTGGACAATTCCTGAAGAAGAGTTCATCTGTGAGCCGCCTGTTATTACAAGAAGGTCTTTCAAGACCTTTGCTATGGAAGGTCAGCCAGCCAGCTTAAAATGTAAAGCCAATGGTGACCCGGAGCCAGAGGTCCACTGGATATCTCCCGAAGGGCGTTTAATCTCAAACACATCTCGCACTCTCACCTTCAGCAACGGCAGCCTTGACATAAACATCACCTCCTTGAAAGATATGGGAGTGTTCAGCTGTATTGCCTCTAATGCCGCTGGGGAGTCCACGGGGACTGTAGAACTTGTGGTGACCCCACTTCCTCACATGGCCAACAGCACTAATCGCATCCAAGAGCCTGATCCAGGACCATCGGATATCTTAACATCTGCTAAGTCCAGCTCTTCCTATAGTAATGACACAAGGATGCAAGAGAAGACAACAATACTGGCCGAGCTAACCGCAAACTCGGCTCTTATTAGATGGCCATCACAGCAGCATTTCCCGAGTATTAGGATGTTCCAGATACAATACAACAGCTCAGTAGATGACACCCTGGTCTACAGGTACAGCAAGGG GATGATCCCATCTACAAATCAGGATTTTCTGGTGAGAGATCTGGCATCTGGGCGTGAGTACGACCTGTGTGTGCTGGCTGTATACGAGGATGGCATAACCTCGCTGACCGCCACGAGGCAGGTGGGCTGTGTCTCCTTCGTCACACATGCCGAGTACACCCAGTGCCACGTGCTGCGCAGCCACTTCTTGGGTGGcactataatcatcatcatcggCGGCATTATTGTGGCATCCGTGCTggtcttcatcatcatcctcatgaTTCGCTACAAAGTGTACAACCAGCAGGGACCCAAAGCCGGCAAAGGACTTGCCAAGAGCAAGGTCCGTTCACAAAGCAATGCAGGCGGTCAGGTTTCTGGGCAGGTTTCATGCTCAGGCTCCAAAGTCATGGAGGGGCAGGAGGACCAAGGATCAGGGTTTGGGGGAGGTGCAAGAGTCACGACTTCCTCTCTAAAAGACTGCATTACCATGGCTTTAGTGATGGATTGCGAAAAGGGAATGCAGAACTCTGAGGCGAGCAGCGAGGGCAGTGTTTTACCCTTGCAAAAACGCCTCTCCAGGACATGCCTAGAGCAAAAAGGTCAACCTTCACTCTCCACCATTGACGGGACCGCAACTGTCGAAGGAA
- the zgc:172282 gene encoding leucine-rich repeat and fibronectin type III domain-containing protein 1-like protein isoform X2, with amino-acid sequence MEWLIISLIILVVSTSGHLCPKRCMCQNLSPSLAILCAKTGLLFVPTVIDRRTVELRLTENFITAVRRRDFTNMTSLLHLTLSRNTISQIMPHTFADLKRLRALHLDSNRLSVVTDDHFQGLTNLRHLILANNQLHNISPHAFDDFLGTLEDLDLSYNNLVDIPWETIGRLTNVNTLNMDHNLIEHVPLGVFSNLHKLARLDMTSNKLKKIPPDPLFLRIPVYAKSKGSPLTSLVLSFGGNPLHCNCELLWLRRLTREDDLETCATPPDLTAKYFWTIPEEEFICEPPVITRRSFKTFAMEGQPASLKCKANGDPEPEVHWISPEGRLISNTSRTLTFSNGSLDINITSLKDMGVFSCIASNAAGESTGTVELVVTPLPHMANSTNRIQEPDPGPSDILTSAKSSSSYSNDTRMQEKTTILAELTANSALIRWPSQQHFPSIRMFQIQYNSSVDDTLVYRMIPSTNQDFLVRDLASGREYDLCVLAVYEDGITSLTATRQVGCVSFVTHAEYTQCHVLRSHFLGGTIIIIIGGIIVASVLVFIIILMIRYKVYNQQGPKAGKGLAKSKVRSQSNAGGQVSGQVSCSGSKVMEGQEDQGSGFGGGARVTTSSLKDCITMALVMDCEKGMQNSEASSEGSVLPLQKRLSRTCLEQKGQPSLSTIDGTATVEGNTAGQQVSDEKKVLPDWGNLKI; translated from the exons ATGGAGTGGCTCATCATCTCTCTGATAATACTGGTTGTTTCTACCTCCGGACATCTCTGTCCCAAGCGCTGCATGTGCCAAAACCTGTCTCCATCGCTTGCAATTCTTTGTGCCAAGACGGGTCTGCTCTTTGTACCTACAGTAATCGATCGTCGGACAGTAGAGCTTCGACTCACTGAGAATTTCATCACAGCGGTAAGGAGGAGGGACTTTACCAACATGACAAGTCTCCTGCACCTGACACTGTCAAGGAACACCATCAGCCAGATCATGCCTCATACCTTTGCCGATCTTAAGCGGTTGCGGGCGTTGCATCTGGACAGCAACCGGCTTAGTGTGGTCACGGATGACCACTTCCAGGGTCTAACCAACCTACGGCACCTCATTCTAGCCAACAATCAGCTCCATAACATTTCTCCGCATGCTTTTGATGACTTCCTGGGGACTCTCGAAGACTTGGATCTGTCGTACAATAATCTGGTGGACATTCCTTGGGAAACCATTGGAAGGCTTACTAATGTAAACACACTTAATATGGACCATAACCTAATAGAGCATGTCCCTTTAGGAGTGTTTTCCAACCTACACAAGCTTGCGCGTCTTGATATGACCtcaaataaactgaaaaaaattccGCCTGATCCATTGTTTCTTAGGATCCCGGTTTATGCTAAGTCCAAGGGGTCTCCACTGACCTCGCTTGTTCTAAGCTTTGGAGGAAACCCGCTTCATTGTAACTGCGAGCTGCTTTGGCTAAGACGGCTTACAAGAGAAGATGACTTGGAAACATGTGCCACACCGCCAGATCTTACAGCAAAATACTTTTGGACAATTCCTGAAGAAGAGTTCATCTGTGAGCCGCCTGTTATTACAAGAAGGTCTTTCAAGACCTTTGCTATGGAAGGTCAGCCAGCCAGCTTAAAATGTAAAGCCAATGGTGACCCGGAGCCAGAGGTCCACTGGATATCTCCCGAAGGGCGTTTAATCTCAAACACATCTCGCACTCTCACCTTCAGCAACGGCAGCCTTGACATAAACATCACCTCCTTGAAAGATATGGGAGTGTTCAGCTGTATTGCCTCTAATGCCGCTGGGGAGTCCACGGGGACTGTAGAACTTGTGGTGACCCCACTTCCTCACATGGCCAACAGCACTAATCGCATCCAAGAGCCTGATCCAGGACCATCGGATATCTTAACATCTGCTAAGTCCAGCTCTTCCTATAGTAATGACACAAGGATGCAAGAGAAGACAACAATACTGGCCGAGCTAACCGCAAACTCGGCTCTTATTAGATGGCCATCACAGCAGCATTTCCCGAGTATTAGGATGTTCCAGATACAATACAACAGCTCAGTAGATGACACCCTGGTCTACAG GATGATCCCATCTACAAATCAGGATTTTCTGGTGAGAGATCTGGCATCTGGGCGTGAGTACGACCTGTGTGTGCTGGCTGTATACGAGGATGGCATAACCTCGCTGACCGCCACGAGGCAGGTGGGCTGTGTCTCCTTCGTCACACATGCCGAGTACACCCAGTGCCACGTGCTGCGCAGCCACTTCTTGGGTGGcactataatcatcatcatcggCGGCATTATTGTGGCATCCGTGCTggtcttcatcatcatcctcatgaTTCGCTACAAAGTGTACAACCAGCAGGGACCCAAAGCCGGCAAAGGACTTGCCAAGAGCAAGGTCCGTTCACAAAGCAATGCAGGCGGTCAGGTTTCTGGGCAGGTTTCATGCTCAGGCTCCAAAGTCATGGAGGGGCAGGAGGACCAAGGATCAGGGTTTGGGGGAGGTGCAAGAGTCACGACTTCCTCTCTAAAAGACTGCATTACCATGGCTTTAGTGATGGATTGCGAAAAGGGAATGCAGAACTCTGAGGCGAGCAGCGAGGGCAGTGTTTTACCCTTGCAAAAACGCCTCTCCAGGACATGCCTAGAGCAAAAAGGTCAACCTTCACTCTCCACCATTGACGGGACCGCAACTGTCGAAGGAA